The following nucleotide sequence is from Candidatus Desulfatibia profunda.
CTTTTCTGCCCAGAAGATCGGCCACGGTTTTGGCAAACTCATGAAACGGCCATGGTCTGCGGTCGATGACTTTACGATAATCGATGCCGCCGGTTTGCTCGGCAAGCAGGCGTTTATGTTGTTGGAGAAGAAGGTCGATGTAGTTGTATTTGAGCCTGCCCGGTTTATGTTCGGCCCCGATGGGGATATCGCTCGAACGGTCATGGAGCGTTCCGGTTCCCAAGTATTGTCCTTTAAGTGAATAGATGGTTACGGTGTCCAGCATCGAAAAAGGATCGTAACGGACTTCGACGCGATCCCCGCGCAGTTTGGGATCGACGCGGTAGAAGCGTTTGTCGAGCTGGACATCGGAGAAGGTTTTGTGAACGCTGCGACACTCTTTTTTCATGAAGGATTGAAGGACGCGGCCGATATCGACCTGCCGGATCACGGTAAGCCCCTTTTGATAGCGTTGTTGCGGTGTTTCAGCGATTTCGGAATGTATGGAGTTGTGGTAACTGACGGCGAACCATGCCGACAGGGCGCGGTTTAGTTCGGCAAGGCTAAGAATCTGACCGGCCCGAACTTCGGCTTCGAACTGATCCTGTGTGGTCTGGATGAGGCGCTCGATGAGTCCGCCTGGTGGGGGATCACCGACCGGGCGGTGCAGCAGTTTGATGTTGCAGCGATGGCATGCGGCCTTCAATCCGTTTGAATGATAGATTTTGGCATTATCCACATAAATGCTCAACGGGGCGCCGTGGGTGGCCATGGCCCGGATAAAAGAGTCGATGAGCACATCTAAATTTTCGCGCAGATAATAGCGTGCCTCGACCGCATATCGACTGTGGCAGTCGATAAAGGCAGACAGATAGGTGGGCAGGACCTGGTGATTTTCTAAAACATAGGGGCCGTCCTCGAAATCGCCGACCCACAGGTCATGGGTGTGATCCCGGCTCCAACGTTTACGAACCTTTTTTCGGATCACGCCGAGCTTCAGACGGGTGGCATGAGCATCTTTGAGATGCCGGTAAAGGGTGGAGCGCGGAACCGTTTTGCCATAGATGCCTTTTAAGAATCGATTGATGGCTTGTACAGACCTGCGGGGTTGATCCTTTTTCAGCTCGATGGCCTTTTGGATCACTTCGGGGGACACATGCCGGGGCTCGCCGGAATCGTTTCGTTTT
It contains:
- a CDS encoding DDE-type integrase/transposase/recombinase produces the protein MNKKQEKWAIFWCDLLSPIIYEEIEPEKTHQFLKTLTKQPVRFPDGHFKKPSLSTLKRKLKKYRTAGFDALARKKRNDSGEPRHVSPEVIQKAIELKKDQPRRSVQAINRFLKGIYGKTVPRSTLYRHLKDAHATRLKLGVIRKKVRKRWSRDHTHDLWVGDFEDGPYVLENHQVLPTYLSAFIDCHSRYAVEARYYLRENLDVLIDSFIRAMATHGAPLSIYVDNAKIYHSNGLKAACHRCNIKLLHRPVGDPPPGGLIERLIQTTQDQFEAEVRAGQILSLAELNRALSAWFAVSYHNSIHSEIAETPQQRYQKGLTVIRQVDIGRVLQSFMKKECRSVHKTFSDVQLDKRFYRVDPKLRGDRVEVRYDPFSMLDTVTIYSLKGQYLGTGTLHDRSSDIPIGAEHKPGRLKYNYIDLLLQQHKRLLAEQTGGIDYRKVIDRRPWPFHEFAKTVADLLGRK